The Henckelia pumila isolate YLH828 chromosome 2, ASM3356847v2, whole genome shotgun sequence genome includes a window with the following:
- the LOC140882046 gene encoding GDSL esterase/lipase CPRD49-like translates to MVGPNRPQFVLFGSSIVQMSYNVGGWGAMLADLYARKADILLRGYSGWNSRMALQILDQVFPKDAAVQPSLVILYFGGNDATNPHPSGLGGHVPLPEYIENMRKMIVHIKGLSDKTKIICLSSPPVNAAKVSEIFGTAFDDQARTNEGLCKYNKALTDLCEEMDVKAIDLFTAIQGKDNWAESCFIDGIHLSSDGSQVVLEEILKVLKRVDWEPSLYWLAMTPEYSEDSPYYVVGPDGKNTFNVSGHICTWQRHLLNIE, encoded by the exons ATGGTGGGTCCCAATAGGCCGCAGTTCGTGTTGTTCGGATCCTCCATAGTGCAGATGAGCTACAACGTTGGGGGTTGGGGTGCTATGCTTGCAGATCTTTACGCTCGCAAG GCGGATATACTGCTACGGGGATACTCTGGTTGGAATTCAAGGATGGCTCTTCAAATCCTAGATCAGGTTTTTCCTAAG GATGCAGCTGTTCAGCCTTCTCttgttatattatattttggTGGTAATGATGCAACAAATCCTCATCCAAGTGGCTTAGGTGGCCATGTACCTCTTCCCGAATATATCGAAAACATGAGAAAAATGATTGTTCATATCAAG GGTCTTTCTGATAAAACTAAGATAATATGTCTCAGTTCTCCTCCGGTGAATGCGGCAAAAGTTAGTGAAATTTTCGG GACTGCATTTGATGATCAAGCTCGTACGAATGAAGGTTTATGCAAATATAATAAAGCTTTAACAGATTTATGTGAAGAAATGGATGTTAAGGCTATTGATCTGTTTACTGCAATTCAGGGAAAAGATAACTGGGCAGAATCTTGCTTCAT AGACGGAATCCATTTGTCTTCTGATGGATCCCAAGTTGTATTGGAGGAGATACTCAAGGTCTTGAAAAGAGTCGACTGGGAACCGAGTCTATATTGGTTGGCAATGACGCCTGAATATTCGGAGGATTCACCTTATTACGTTGTAGGTCCGGACGGCAAGAACACGTTCAATGTTTCTGGCCATATTTGTACCTGGCAAAGGCACTTGCTCAACATTGAGTAG
- the LOC140880239 gene encoding LIMR family protein At5g01460 codes for MGDFNLALVIVAIVVCVLVFLFNVYLLVNYQHPDDVNQAYFPKFVVVFGLSIAAISILMLPADVANRQACRQAIYNGACSLTLPMKDLWLAVYIVDAILVFFVIPFAMFYYEGDQDKSVWKRMKSALLWVVVTAVVCALALGILYGLLGKVDFTVRHLSSSTESFPSPMTFSSGQQCVGSGARQCSAYSANAASETTWTMRATFPEYIVALATIVGSVLFTIFGGVGIACLPLGMISSFIHRPKAVITRSQYIKEATELGKKAKELKKAADALHQEERSGSKGRKWRKNVKSVEKELLLLEEDVKSLEEMYPQGEKAETSWAMTVLGYLAKLVFGVIGLIVSVAWVAHIVIYLLIDPPLSPFLNEVFIKLDDVWGLLGTVAFAFFCFYLLLAVIAGEMMLGMKLVFVTIHPMKWGATLMNSFLFNVGLILLCSISVIQFCATAFGYYAQATAAQEIFGHTLQSLRGIKYLYKYNVFQIAFIVLAGLTFVYYAAFGWRRKKPSGRFQLST; via the exons ATGGGGGATTTCAATCTGGCCCTGGTGATCGTGGCGATTGTTGTTTGTGTATTGGTGTTTCTGTTCAACGTATACCTCCTGGTCAATTATCAGCACCCTGACGATGTTAACCAAGCATATTTCCCCAAATTCGTGGTTGTTTTTGGGCTCTCAATCGCCGCAATCTCGATTCTCATGCTTCCAGCTGACGTGGCTAACCGTCAGGCCTGTCGCCAAGCGATTTACAACGGCGCCTGCAGTCTCACTCTACCCATGAAGGATTTGTGGCTCGCTGTTTATATTGTGGACGCTATCCTGGTTTTCTTCGTCATCCCCTTCGCTATGTTCTACTACGAAGGAGATCAGGACAA GAGCGTGTGGAAGAGGATGAAAAGTGCACTGCTGTGGGTTGTAGTGACAGCTGTTGTCTGTGCTCTCGCTCTTGGAATTTTGTACG GCCTTTTGGGGAAGGTGGATTTCACAGTTAGGCACCTATCCTCATCCACTGAATCTTTCCCATCGCCGATGACCTTCTCCAGTGGTCAACAATGTGTTGGAAGTGGCGCAAGACAG TGCTCTGCATATTCTGCCAACGCTGCATCCGAGACAACGTGGACCATGCGTGCTACCTTCCCAGAATATATTGTTGCTCTAGCGACAATTGTTGGATCTGTTCTTTTCACT ATATTTGGTGGTGTTGGCATTGCCTGCCTTCCATTGGGAATGATATCCTCATTTATCCACCGCCCAAAGGCTGTTATCACCCGTTCGCAGTATATCAAG GAAGCTACTGAACTGGGAAAAAAAGCAAAAGAACTGAAAAAAGCAGCTGATGCTCTTCATCAGGAAGAAAGAAGTGGCAGTAAGGGTAGAAAATGGCGCAAAAATGTGAAAAGTGTAGAAAAG GAACTACTACTTTTGGAAGAGGACGTGAAATCTTTGGAAGAAATGTACCCTCAAGGAGAAAAG GCTGAGACCTCTTGGGCTATGACCGTTCTTGGTTACCTTGCGAAACTAGTGTTTGGAGTTATAGG GCTAATCGTTTCAGTGGCTTGGGTTGCACATATTGTGATATATTTGTTGATCGACCCTCCTCTTTCTCCTTTTCTTAACGAGGTGTTCATCAAGTTGGATGACGTTTGGG GTCTGCTGGGTACTGTAGCATTTGCATTCTTCTGCTTCTATCTCCTTTTGGCTGTGATTGCTGGGGAAATGATGCTGGGCATGAAATTGGTTTTCGTTACGATCCATCCTATGAA GTGGGGAGCTACACTTATGAACTCGTTTCTTTTTAATGTGGGTCTTATTCTTCTTTGTTCAATCAG TGTGATTCAGTTCTGTGCCACTGCATTCGGATATTATGCACAAGCTACAGCAGCTCAAGAAATATTCGGCCACACCCTGCAATCGCTTCGGGGAATCAAATATTTGTACAA GTACAATGTGTTTCAAATTGCATTCATTGTTCTAGCAGGGCTGACATTTGTATATTATGCAGCTTTT GGATGGAGAAGAAAAAAGCCGAGCGGCAGGTTCCAGCTTTCCACTTGA